In a single window of the Jaculus jaculus isolate mJacJac1 chromosome 9, mJacJac1.mat.Y.cur, whole genome shotgun sequence genome:
- the Znf830 gene encoding zinc finger protein 830 has translation MAKPLGVEGEAPGDTPTRLRLRPIRELPGMTSSGLAGPEARLGSVSLGGAKMAAPASTRTPEGKRVVNQEELRRLMKEKQRQSTNRKRIESPFAKYNRLGQLSCALCSSPVKSELLWQTHVLGKQHREKVAELKGAKGAAQAPSVSPAPQPAKRRAAEPECPDAKRAKASAVPALPARLESTGKEPAPSGLGLLPDYDDDDDDDEVGEVGGEGKRGDGCKQLPDAQGPSREAAGGALPSDPPRAPLIPHSGSIEKAEIHEKVVERRENTAEALPEGFFDDPEVDAKVRKVDAPKDQMDKEWDEFQKAMRQVNTISEAIVAEEDEEGRLDRQIGEIDEQIECYRRVEKLRNRQDEIKTNLREVLTIKELQKKEEENADSDDEGELQDLLSQDWRVKGALL, from the coding sequence ATGGCTAAACCGTTGGGAGTTGAAGGAGAAGCCCCCGGCGACACGCCCACACGCCTGAGGCTCCGACCAATCAGAGAGCTGCCCGGGATGACATCATCGGGCCTCGCCGGACCGGAAGCCAGACTCGGCTCCGTGAGTTTGGGCGGTGCAAAGATGGCGGCTCCCGCGTCCACCCGGACCCCGGAGGGCAAGCGAGTGGTGAATCAGGAGGAGCTGAGGCGGTTGATGAAGGAGAAGCAGCGCCAGAGCACCAACCGAAAGAGGATCGAGTCGCCGTTTGCGAAGTACAACCGTCTGGGACAGCTGAGTTGTGCGCTGTGCAGCAGCCCGGTGAAGAGCGAGCTCCTGTGGCAGACTCATGTGCTGGGGAAGCAGCACCGCGAGAAGGTGGCCGAGCTGAAGGGCGCCAAGGGAGCGGCGCAGGCTCCGTCGGTGAGCCCGGCGCCCCAGCCCGCCAAGCGGAGAGCGGCCGAGCCCGAATGCCCGGACGCCAAGAGAGCCAAGGCCTCCGCCGTGCCGGCTCTGCCCGCCAGGCTTGAGTCGACGGGGAAGGAGCCCGCTCCTTCAGGACTCGGTTTGCTCCCCGACTACGACGACGACGATGACGACGACGAGGTCGGGGAGGTAGGTGGGGAAGGAAAAAGGGGGGACGGCTGCAAGCAGCTGCCCGACGCGCAGGGACCTTCTAGGGAGGCGGCGGGTGGCGCGTTGCCCAGCGACCCTCCCCGGGCGCCCCTGATCCCTCACTCGGGCTCCATTGAGAAAGCCGAGATACACGAGAAGGTGGTGGAGAGGAGGGAGAACACCGCCGAGGCGCTCCCGGAAGGCTTTTTCGACGACCCCGAGGTGGACGCAAAGGTCCGCAAGGTGGACGCCCCCAAGGACCAGATGGACAAGGAGTGGGACGAGTTCCAGAAGGCCATGAGGCAGGTCAACACCATTTCCGAAGCCATCGTCGCCGAAGAGGATGAGGAGGGACGGCTGGACCGACAGATCGGGGAGATCGACGAGCAGATCGAGTGCTACCGTCGGGTGGAAAAGCTGCGCAATCGCCAGGATGAAATCAAAACCAACCTCAGGGAGGTCCTGACCATCAAAGAActgcagaagaaggaggaggagaacgcTGACAGCGATGATGAGGGGGAACTGCAGGATTTGTTGTCTCAGGATTGGAGGGTGAAAGGGGCTTTGTTGTAA